One genomic window of Medicago truncatula cultivar Jemalong A17 chromosome 1, MtrunA17r5.0-ANR, whole genome shotgun sequence includes the following:
- the LOC25485585 gene encoding germin-like protein subfamily 3 member 2 — protein MINNKVTILLVLMCFIIAVFCSDPDPVMDYCIAKSEDNKFSCKNSSTATVEDFTFSGIKLPGNFKDTGFSSMGVNSNVFPGLNTLGVSFVRADFDAGGVNVPHFHPRATEVAIVLEGKIYSGFVDTKNKIFAKVLEKGEVMVFPRGLVHFQMNVGDVPATIFGSFDSQNPGLMKIPNVVFGSEIKDELLEKAFGLNSKELSKLKKRFSPS, from the coding sequence ATTCTTTTAGTTCTTATGTGTTTCATCATTGCTGTTTTTTGTTCTGATCCTGATCCAGTTATGGATTACTGCATAGCCAAATCAGAAGACAACAAATTCAGTTGCAAAAACTCATCCACAGCAACAGTTGAAGATTTCACCTTTTCAGGTATAAAACTACCAGGAAACTTCAAAGATACTGGATTTTCTTCAATGGGAGTGAATTCAAATGTGTTTCCAGGTTTAAACACTCTTGGAGTTTCATTTGTTAGAGCAGATTTTGATGCTGGTGGTGTTAATGTTCCTCACTTTCATCCAAGAGCAACAGAAGTTGCTATTGTGTTGGAGGGAAAAATTTATTCAGGATTTGTTGATACCAAGAACAAGATTTTTGCTAAAGTTTTGGAGAAAGGTGAGGTTATGGTTTTTCCAAGAGGACTTGTGCATTTTCAGATGAATGTTGGTGATGTTCCTGCTACTATTTTTGGTAGTTTTGATAGTCAAAATCCTGGTTTGATGAAAATTCcaaatgttgtttttggatCTGAGATTAAAGATGAGCTTTTGGAAAAGGCTTTTGGACTTAATTCTAAGGAGCTTTCTAAGTTAAAGAAGAGGTTTTCTCCAAgctaa
- the LOC25485586 gene encoding protein trichome birefringence-like 36 produces the protein MAKPNLHLLSFLFFFTTFLGLFNCASSLINPEDVSSWLALEETEDVNMVQTQRDSWKKCDFSVGKWIFDQTYPLYDSNCPYLTTAVTCQKNGRPDSDYEKWKWKPLGCSIPRFDALKYLGKMRGKRMMLVGDSIMRNQWESLVCLVQGVIATDRKKVIYDGPLMSFHAMDFETSIEFFWAPLLVELKKGSNNKRILHLDLIEENARYWKGVDILAFDSAHWWTHSGQSSSWDYYMEGNSIITNMNQMVAYEKGVSTWAKWVDLNLDPRKTRVIFRSMAPRHNRQNGWKCYNQRQPVKYFSHLHVPGPLVVLKGVLKRMRFPVYLQDITTMTAFRRDGHPSVYSKAISEKERQKQGNGQSSDCSHWCLPGVPDIWNEMLSAWL, from the exons ATGGCAAAACCAAACCTtcatttattatcatttttattcttcttcacCACCTTCTTAGGCTTATTCAACTGCGCATCATCACTGATCAATCCAGAGGATGTGTCGAGTTGGCTTGCATTGGAAGAAACTGAAGATGTCAACATGGTGCAAACCCAAAGAGATTCATGGAAGAAATGTGATTTCTCAGTTGGAAAATGGATATTTGATCAAACCTACCCTCTCTATGATTCCAACTGTCCTTATCTCACCACTGCAGTTACTTGTCAAAAGAATGGACGGCCAGATTCGGATTATGAGAAATGGAAGTGGAAGCCATTAGGTTGTTCCATCCCAAG GTTTGATGCACTGAAATATCTTGGTAAAATGAGAGGAAAGAGAATGATGTTGGTGGGTGATTCTATAATGAGAAACCAGTGGGAATCTCTTGTATGCTTAGTTCAAGGAGTTATTGCAACTGACAGGAAAAAAGTCATCTATGATGGTCCTTTAATGTCTTTCCATGCTATG GATTTTGAGACATCAATTGAATTCTTCTGGGCACCACTATTGGTAGAACTGAAGAAAGGGTCTAACAATAAGAGAATTCTACATTTGGATTTGATTGAAGAGAATGCAAGGTATTGGAAAGGAGTTGATATTCTTGCATTTGATTCAGCTCATTGGTGGACTCACTCTGGTCAATCTAGCTC GTGGGATTATTACATGGAAGGAAATAGTATCATCACAAACATGAATCAAATGGTTGCCTATGAGAAAGGAGTGAGTACATGGGCAAAGTGGGTGGATTTGAATTTGGACCCACGAAAAACCCGAGTCATTTTTAGAAGTATGGCACCTAGACATAACAG GCAAAATGGTTGGAAATGTTACAATCAAAGGCAACCTGTAAAATATTTCAGCCACTTACATGTTCCAGGACCACTGGTAGTGCTAAAAGGAGTGCTGAAGAGAATGAGATTTCCAGTATATCTACAAGATATTACAACAATGACTGCTTTTAGAAGAGATGGACATCCTTCAGTGTATAGTAAGGCAATAAGTGAAAAAGAGAGGCAGAAACAAGGTAATGGTCAGTCCTCTGATTGCAGCCATTGGTGCCTCCCTGGTGTGCCTGATATTTGGAATGAGATGCTCAGTGCATGGCTTTAA
- the LOC25485588 gene encoding diphosphomevalonate decarboxylase MVD2, peroxisomal, with protein sequence MAGDSWVLMVTAQTPTNIAVIKYWGKRDETLILPVNDSISVTLDPAHLCTTTTVSVSPSFQQDRMWLNGKEISLSGGRFQSCLREIRARACDVEDNKKGIKITKEDWSKLYVHIASYNNFPTAAGLASSAAGFACLVYSLGKLMNVKEDESQLSAIARQGSGSACRSLFGGFVKWKMGKEENGSDSLAVQLADEKHWDELVIVIAVVSSRQKETSSTSGMRETVETSLLLQHRAKEIVPKRILQMEEAIRNRDFASFSQLTRIDSNQFHAVCLDTSPPIFYMNDTSHRIISIVEKWNRSEEAPQVAYTFDAGPNAVLIARNRKAATLLIQKLLYYFPPNSDDLNSYIIGDKSIAKDAGINGIEDIEALPPPPEIKDNIPSQKYKGDVSYFICTRPGRGPVVLTDESQALLNSENGLPK encoded by the exons ATGGCGGGTGATAGTTGGGTACTGATGGTTACAGCTCAGACACCAACCAACATTGCTGTGATAAAGTATTGGGGTAAAAGAGATGAAACCCTAATCTTACCTGTTAATGATAGTATCAGTGTCACTCTTGATCCCGCTCATCTTTGCACCACAACTACCGTTTCTGTTAGTCCTTCCTTTCAACAAGATCGTATGTGGCTCAATGGCAAG GAGATTTCTCTTTCCGGGGGTAGATTCCAGAGCTGTTTAAGGGAGATCCGTGCTCGCGCGTGCGATGTTGAGGATAATAAAAAGGGTATTAAGATCACCAAAGAGGATTGGAGCAAATTGTACGTACATATTGCTTCCTACAACAACTTCCCTACTGCAGCTGGATTGGCTTCATCGGCTGCGGGTTTCGCTTGTCTTG TTTATTCCCTGGGGAAGCTAATGAATGTCAAAGAAGATGAAAGCCAGCTGTCTGCTATTGCAAg GCAAGGATCAGGTAGTGCTTGTCGCAGCTTATTTGGGGGATTTGTGAAGTGGAAAATGGGAAAA GAGGAGAATGGAAGTGATAGTCTTGCGGTTCAACTTGCTGATGAAAAGCATTGGGATGAACTTGTTATTGTTATTGCCGTG GTTAGCTCTCGGCAAAAGGAAACTAGCAGCACCTCAGGAATGCGTGAGACTGTTGAAACAAGTTTGCTTTTACAGCATAGAGCAAAG GAAATAGTGCCAAAGAGGATACTGCAAATGGAAGAAGCCATTAGAAACCGtgattttgcatctttttcacaaCTCACCCGTATCGATAGCAACCAGTTTCATGCAGTTTGTCTGGATACAAGTCCCCCTATATTTTACATGAATGATACATCCCATAG GATAATCAGCATTGTTGAAAAGTGGAACCGTTCGGAAGAAGCTCCACAG GTAGCTTATACGTTTGATGCAGGGCCAAATGCGGTTCTAATTGCACGTAATAGGAAAGCTGCTACCCTTTTGATTCAGAAGTTGCTTTACTACTTCCCTCCAAATTCAGATGACCTCAACAG TTACATTATTGGGGACAAGTCAATTGCAAAAGATGCTGGGATCAATGGAATTGAGGACATAGAAGCTTTGCCACCACCTCCAGAAATTAAAGATAATATTCCATCACAAAAGTACAAGGGGGATGTCAGTTACTTTATATGCACCAGACCAGGAAGGGGACCTGTTGTGCTTACTGATGAAAGTCAAGCTCTTCTCAACAGTGAAAATGGGCTTCCCAAATAA
- the LOC25485589 gene encoding pentatricopeptide repeat-containing protein At2g35130: MMLNSSICRLNHTFIEPRCCMNESEWKSNDSSGVALKKFKKDSVYIDKTGNLRNFNHKKLSRKKCGSLRGRGWKFGSGFVDGIFPVLSPTALQILEYLQKEVDSERIWGSLDKLPPSLDAWDDVLTVSVQLRMRKKWDSIISICKWILLRSSFKPDVICYNLLIDAFGQKFLYKEAESTYLQLHEARCIPNEDTYALLIKAYCMSGKLQSAEAVFAEMRNYGLPSSAVVYNAYINGLMKGGNFDKAEEIFKRMKRDGCKLSLESYTMLINLYGKAGKSYMALKVFDEMLSQKCKPNICTYTALVNAFAREGLCEKAEEIFEQMQEAGLEPDVYAYNALMEAYSRAGFPYGAAEIFSLMQHMGCEPDRASYNILVDAYGKAGFQDDAEAVFENMKRVGITPTMKSHMVLLSAYSKMGNVTKCEDILNQMCKSGLKLDTFVLNSMLNLYGRLGQFGKMEEVLTVMEKGSYVVDISTFNILIHRYGQAGFIEKMEEQFQLLLTKGLKPDVVTWTSRIGAYSKKKLYLKCLEIFEEMIDAGCYPDGGTAKVLLAACSNEDQIEQVTSVIRTMHKDMKTVLPVA; this comes from the exons ATGAT GTTAAATTCTAGTATATGCAGATTGAACCACACATTTATTGAACCAAGATGTTGCATGAATGAATCCGAATGGAAATCAAATGATTCAAGTGGCGTGGCTTTGAAGAAGTTCAAGAAAGACAGCGTTTACATTGATAAAACTGGCAACTTAAGGAACTTCAATCACAAAAAACTTTCCAGGAAAAAAT GTGGTTCTTTGAGAGGAAGAGGATGGAAGTTTGGTTCTGGATTTGTTGATGGGATTTTCCCAGTGTTGAGTCCCACTGCACTGCAGATTTTGGAGTATCTTCAAAAGGAAGTGGATTCTGAGAGAATTTGGGGTTCACTGGATAAGCTTCCACCATCTCTTGATGCATGGGATGACGTTTTAACTGTGTCTGTTCAACTTCGGATGAGAAAAAAATGGGATTCAATCATCTCG ATATGTAAATGGATATTGCTACGGAGCTCCTTCAAGCCAGATGTAATCTGCTATAATTTACTCATTGATGCTTTTGgacaaaagtttctatacaagGAGGCAGAATCCACATATCTGCAGCTTCATGAGGCTAGATGCATTCCTAATGAAGATACCTATGCTCTTCTTATAAAGGCCTATTGTATGTCTGGAAAGCTACAGAGTGCTGAAGCTGTCTTTGCCGAAATGCGAAATTACGGTCTTCCTTCAA GTGCTGTTGTGTACAATGCTTACATAAATGGATTAATGAAAGGAGGAAACTTTGATAAAGCAGAAGAGATTTTTAAAAGGATGAAGAGGGATGGTTGCAAGCTATCTCTTGAAAGTTATACAATGTTGATTAACTTATACGGCAAG GCCGGTAAATCCTACATGGCCTTAAAAGTGTTCGATGAAATGTTAAGCCAAAAATGCAAACCTAATATTTGCACATATACTGCTCTAGTGAATGCATTTGCAAGAGAGGGATTATGTGAGAAAGCAGAAGAAATATTTGAGCAGATGCAAGAAGCTGGACTTGAACCTGATGTATATGCTTATAATGCCCTTATGGAAGCTTACAG TCGTGCAGGCTTTCCTTATGGAGCAGCAGAAATTTTTTCATTAATGCAGCACATGGGATGTGAACCAGATCGAGCCTCTTATAATATCTTAGTAGATGCATATGGGAAAGCAGGTTTTCAAGATG ATGCtgaagctgtttttgaaaatatgaaaagagTTGGAATAACACCAACAATGAAATCCCACATGGTACTTTTGTCTGCCTATTCCAAAATGGGAAATGTGACCAAATGTGAAGACATTCTTAACCAAATGTGTAAATCCGGCCTAAAACTAGACACTTTTGTTCTCAACAGCATGCTCAACTTGTATGGAAGGTTAGGCCAATTTGGAAAAATGGAAGAAGTTTTAACAGTGATGGAAAAAGGATCGTATGTAGTTGATATTAGTACATTTAATATCTTGATACATAGGTATGGACAAGCAGGATTTattgagaaaatggaagaacAATTTCAATTACTTCTTACCAAAGGTTTAAAACCTGATGTGGTTACTTGGACTAGTCGTATTGGAGCTTACTCTAAAAAAAAGCTTTACCTAAAGTGCTTAGAAATATTTGAAGAAATGATTGATGCTGGTTGTTATCCAGATGGAGGAACAGCAAAGGTACTTCTAGCAGCATGTTCTAATGAAGATCAGATTGAGCAGGTTACTAGTGTGATTAGAACTATGCACAAGGATATGAAGACTGTTTTGCCAGTAgcataa
- the LOC25485590 gene encoding proteasome subunit alpha type-5, translating into MFLTRTEYDRGVNTFSPEGRLFQVEYAIEAIKLGSTAIGLKTKEGVVLAVEKRITSPLLEPSSVEKIMEIDDHIGCAMSGLIADARTLVEHARVETQNHRFSYGEPMTVESTTQALCDLALRFGEGDEESMSRPFGVSLLIAGHDENGPSLYYTDPSGTFWQCNAKAIGSGSEGADSSLQEQFNKDLTLQEAETIALSILKQVMEEKVTPNNVDIARVAPAYHLYTPSEVEAVISRL; encoded by the exons atGTTTCTCACAAG GACCGAGTATGACCGTGGAGTCAACACTTTTTCTCCCGAAGGAcgtttgtttcaggttgaatATGCAATTGAAGCCATTAAG cTTGGATCAACTGCGATTGGGTTGAAAACCAAAGAGGGTGTGGTTCTTGCAGTTGAAAAGCGTATTACTTCGCCTCTACTG GAGCCTAGCAGTGTGGAGAAAATTATGGAAATTGATGACCACATTGGCTGTGCAATGAGTGGATTGATTGCTGATGCTCGTACACTTGTTGAGCATGCACGAGTTGAAACTCAG AATCACAGGTTCTCTTATGGTGAACCGATGACTGTAGAGTCTACAACTCAAGCTCTTTGTGACCTAGCCTTGCGCTTTGGTGAAGGTGATGAAGAATCCATG TCTCGACCATTTGGAGTGTCTCTCCTCATTGCTGGCCATGACGAGAATGGACCTAGCCT ATATTACACTGATCCTTCTGGCACATTTTGGCAATGCAATGCAAAGGCTATTGGTTCAGGATCAGAAGGCGCTGACAGTTCTCTGCAAGAACAATTCAACAAG GACTTAACTCTTCAAGAAGCTGAGACTATTGCTTTATCAATCCTGAAGCAAGTTATGGAAGAGAAG GTCACTCCCAACAACGTTGACATTGCCAGGGTTGCTCCAGCGTATCATCTTTATACCCCGTCTGAGGTGGAAGCTGTGATAAGTCGCCTATGA